The Prionailurus bengalensis isolate Pbe53 chromosome E4, Fcat_Pben_1.1_paternal_pri, whole genome shotgun sequence region CACCTAGGACCCACCACCAGCCCTCctcaccagcccccaccccccgccggcagcccccaccaccagcccccaccccgcgGCCCTCCCCATAGCCCCCACCCACTCAACTCCTCTAAGAAAGCTGGCCTTTACTTTACCACCAGCCTTGATGAAACattagaaaacacacaaatgacACACGTCTCAGAAATTGGAATTttataaaaaggcattttttcTCTTATGTCCATAAAATGATAGAATTCTTGCAAGTATAGAAATGTGTCATAAATTATACAGAATGTTCCTTAATTACAGCTCAATGCAACTTGGtactttcctccctccctgaaAAACGAGAGAGaaccaaaaaataatatatatataactgtatatatatatatttatatatatatttatataatatagacaaaccaaatatgaaaaaaaatcatttcctcttTGGTATAAAAATCAGACTCTCAccttgagagacacacagacagacatgATGTTGGGTTTGTAAACTGTGCGGCCAGAAGGGACCCCTGCCCTTTCCCCCCTGCCCAGTGCACCTCCCAGGAGGCGCCCACATCGAGTGTGAGAGTTGCACACCCCTTCCAGCCACACGCCATccctcagcacccccccccccccactgccaaGACTGAACTGGTACCAAGCAGCCCAGGAGAAGCCTGATGGGCGGTGTGGAcggtggggaggaaggacaggCGCCTGGGCCCCCCTCCTGCGGGCTGCTGGCGGGAGGGGTGGGACCCCTCGTTTACCAGAGGGAGGAGCGTGGACCCCGCTGCACGGCTGGGTGCGGGTGCAGGAAAATgccggaggaggaggaagggaagacaggaCTCTGCAGGGAACCCAAACCcacatttaaagaaatctttgcttTTAGGACATCTTACACCTAGCTTGACGTCACTGAGAAGGACAGGCCACCCTCCCAAGGCCCCAGCCCAATACCAGCAGGACTCAGGACCCAGGAAGGGATGTGTGTTCGGGGAGGGGTAGCACTTCACTCTCAAGGTGAGGAAGGAGACTCCGATGGGACCAGatcctcctctgtgctccaccaGCCCCAAGGGCCCACCAGCAGCCGGAGGCCCGGGCAGGGGTCCCACCCCAGCCACCCCGTGCAGCccggtggctggggggggggggggaccctccTGTGGACCAGCCCCCTCTCCTACAACATAAAAGTCGCTCAGAGGCCCCCTCCACTTgccaaataaaaaagacaaaatggaacCAGACACAAACACAAATCAAGGAGAGACGCACACGACGTGAGGGGCACGCGGGCCCCAGCAGGTCCCTGGCTTCCCGGCGATACATTCTCGTGTAATTCAGGAACAGGGGCTCTcggcccctggggtgggggtcggAGGGagtaaaaaaatacagagatttgAGCCTCCCCACGGGCCCCGGGCAGCGCAGGGGCGGACCCAACCTCGGGCCCTTCTGTTTTTGGTTCCGCGTCTGAGCCCCGTCTGGGCCGGAATCcgcagggagggggggggggggggggcgtcaccCCTTCAGGGGCTTGTCGGGGGGGCTGCCCGGGCTGTCGCTCCTCTTCCTGCGCAGGCTCTCGATCCAGCCGGAGCCGGAGCGCGTGGCGAAGCCGGCCAGCCCCAGGGAGCTGAGCCGCATGTTCTTGCCGGACATGATGAGCTCCCCGAAGCCCTCCTGGTGGGCGAAGGCGTAGCCCGAGCGGCGGGAGCTGGTGCGGCCGGGCCTCCGCGTGCAGCGGTGCTGGGCCCTCTTCTTCCTCACCAGCTGGCTGTAGCGCACCTGGGGGGGGTGGCGAGGGGCCGGGTCGGGGGCGGACTCCTCGGGGAGGGGGCCCGGAGCGCCcaggacagagtgggggagggggggatctCTCGGGACCACCACGCGGCCCGGAGTGCGGGCACTCGAGCCCGGGGACTTTCTGACACGGGGTCCCACCCCCAAGGGGACAGCCGGGCGCTCACCGTGTCAGAGAGATCGGGCTTCAGGCTCAGCTTGAGGAAGCGAAAGGCGACCACAGGCAGGATGCAGACGACCGTGGTGAGCGCGATGGTCAGCCACACGGTGGGCTGGGCCAGGCTGCTCTGGGCATTGCCTGCGGACGTGGGGGCCACAGGCAAACGAGGGGCAGCCCGCGTCAGCTCCCGAGCCGTCCCCGCCGCCCAAACGTGTTTCCGCAGAACCTCGGACCTCTACGGGACGCCTCTGCTGCCGTCTCACggcccccctgcacccccacccctactccctGCTCCAGGGCCTCCTGGCTCAGGAGATGCCACCACCCGCTCAGCTACTCCAAAAGCTCCGAGTCAACCCTGACTCCTCCCTCGGACGCCCCGTCCACCTGGGAAGGAGGCCGCGGCCGCCTGCCGCCCTCACGCCCTCACTCAGATGGTCACCAGAGCCTTGCTAACTGGTCCCATCTCTGCCCTTGCCCTCTGTCATCCACGAACCAGTAAGAGCCGCCCTTCAAAGCACCATCAGGTCTCTGACGCTTCCCCGCCCCTAACCCTCCAGTGACCTCCTGCCATATTTCAATTATAATTCAAACTCCTGACCCTGAACTAGAAGGGCTTAACGATCTGGACCCATTCTTACCCCCTGACACACACAGCCAGGTCCTGCCCGccagcctcccctctgcagcGGGGACCCCTGGGGAAGCCCCCTCCCTTCCGGCTTCCTCGTCCTGGCTCTctccccccagctctgccccccctttattcacatttttctgtGCCAGTGTCCCTTCTCCAAGGTCTTCCCTGACCgtccctgtccctctccaccCTCTTATGGTTTTCATAAAACTTACTACTTCTAGATGTTTTATCTGTTGATGTGTAAGCTCTTGTGTCTCTCACTGAAACCATGAGAGAAATCCTGAAATCCAGAAATCTCACTGAAATCCATGAGAGAAAGGATGTTGCCTGTTTCTGTCAATTCCTACAGCAGGTGCTGACTAGATGCCCCCGGGACAGACAAAATCCCCAGCACCTGGGAGAGTGGGAGGCATACAGCAGGTGCTGACTGGATATCcctggacagacagacagacccccACCACCAGGAAGAGTGGGAAGCATATAGCAGGGGCTGACTGGATGCCcctgggacagacagacagacagacctcCAGCACCCACAACAGCAGGAGACATACAGCAGGTGCTGACTAGATGCCCCTTGGACAGACAAGATCCCCAgcacctgggagaggggaggcacACAGCGGGTGCTGACTGGATGTCCCcggacggacagacggacagacCCCCGAcacctgggagagggggaggcacacaGCGGGTGCCACTGGCCACCACACTGCTGTTTCTACAGTAACCCTTTGACACCACGCCCCTCTCTTTCCtcacaaaaacaacagaaaaaagcTCTTGGTAAGTCAGAAGCACGTCTGACAGCCTGACGATCCATCCGACACCTGGATGTCCTACCTTTCCAGCCATTTCCGCTTCTGGCATTCCGGCCTAGGATCAGAACCCACACCCCGGGCTCCGCTCTACCCACAGCAGCCTCCTCCGTGGGGCTGCCCCTGACCACCCCATGCAGTCGTCTCGCTGACCTGGAGGTCGGCCCCTGCTTGACCCTGACCTCCCTCTGAGCCTGACCCCGCGTGGCCTGGTGGGACCACTCCTCACTGTCACGCCCTCTGAGGGCCGGGCCTGCGTCGGAGACGCCTCGCAGAGCGCCTCGCACACAGGAGCTGGACAGACGCCCCGTTAGTCTGGAACAGccggcccccccccccggacTCCGACAGCAGCCCTGGGGACTCACCCACGAACCGGAACTGGTTCGGGAACATGCGGAAGAGCCCATCACTGTGCATGGCGAAGAGAATGGCGAAGTAGACCGCCAGGCTGCCCCAGATGAAGAAGTGGTTGATGGCCGTCCAGTAGCCCGTGTCCAGCCCGATCTGCGGCAAGCAGCAGTCACAGGCAGGCAGAGCCTGCCCCcgggcccctccccgcccagggCAAGCCCCCAGGTGGGAgcgggagcgggggcgggggcgggggcgggggcgggtcccgggtcccctccccacctgcacgCTCACGACGATGACCAGCGAGGTGGCCACGGTGACTGCGAAAGACTGATAGTCGGCCAGTTGGGCACCGTCATCCCGCGCGGCCTCGGCAAACACCCCGTAGGGGAGGAAGAACACGAGCACGGATGCGTAGATGCCCTGCGCGATGCAGATAAAGAACTCCCGCTTGTTGAAGAGGAGGTTGAGCTGGCCCGGCTCGTATAGCTTAGGGTACTCCATGCTCCGCTGCTCGGGGACGTCCTGCAGGGCAGGCCCGGGAGGCCTCAGGACGGGCGAGGGCACAGCGCGCCTCGGCCCCGCCCTTCCAAATTCTTCGCCCGAGAAACTCCACCTCGAGCCAGCTGTCCCCCGCCCGTCTTCGTCCAGCACCCCAGGGGGTCACGGGCCACTGCGGCCAAGCGCGAGAGCCGCCTCCCAAGGCACCACAGGCAGTGGGGACACGCGCCGCCATCCACGcagtccctccccaccccgctgGATCCCCCGGCCCCCCTGACCTGGTCGAAGACCCCCATAGCTAGGACCGGAAGGGAGGTGTACACGATGTTGTAGAGCGTGATGAAATATTGGTCGTAGACGGTctgcagagagagcagagggcaaGAGAGGCGTGAACAGTAGTCTCTCTTCAGCACAGATCAGGCAGAAACAGGATGCTGAGCGGCACGCAGAGCCCATGGAATTTTCTGGAACCTGTCTCTATTCCCTCGACAAacgttggtttttgttttgttttaagtaggctccacacccaatggcgggggggggggcttgaactcacgaccccgagatcaagggtcgaGTGCTCCGGCTGAGCTGGAGCCAGCCGGACCCCCCCTGGACAACCAGACGTGAGCCAGACAACAGCTGGGCCCTAGGGGGACTGACCGACGGACAGGATGGAAGGCCCGTGCCCCGAGGAGCTCAGACAGGTGAGCAGCAGGCCCCTACCTGGGCTGAGAAACCACAGAAGAAGCCAAACCAGAAGTGGACCATGGTGAAGGCGAAGTTCTTGTAGAAGAAGTAGCAGAGGAACTTGCACATGCGCAGGTAGGACCAGCGCCCGTGCACCAGCAGGAGGCGCTGCAGGAACTTGAACTGGGAGAAGGAGTAGTCGGAGGCCAGCACCGCCTGGATGCCCTCCTGTCCGCTGATGCCCACGCCAATGTGGGCCGCTGCGGGGACGagtggggacggggtggggggcagaggccaCACGTTCAGAGTCCCCGTAACAGaggaccgcccccccccgcccccaccccgttTGCACATCCACACTCACTTTTGATCATGCTGACGTCGTTGGCTCCGTCCCCAATGGCGAGGGTCACGGCCTTCTTGTGCTTCTTAACCAGCTCCACCACCTGTGCCTTCTGCAAAGGGGTCACGCGGCAGCAGATGACGGCCTTGCAGGCACAGGCCGTCTCCAGGAACTCCAGCTCCATGTCTGCCTCCAACGCGTGCGCctgcaacacagagcctgagagaACACCGTCCTCCCCGGGGGACCGGGAGCCACTCCTCCCAGCCCATAAAGGCCATGGCCCTGCGGTGAGGTCAGGGGCGTGACCACAAGGGACAAGGGGAGACAAAGCAGGCGCAGCAGCCGTGCGGGGAGAAGCGCTCTCTGGGAAGGCCTCCCCCACGACGCACGGGGGCGCTCACCAGGCTGTGCCCGTTGATGACCAGGGCGTACTCCCCAGCGACAGCCTCCAGGACAGATGAGAGCTTGGAGGAAGGACGTTTCTCCTGGCAGGTGAAGCCGTTCCCCACGGTGTGGGGTGAGTCCATCATCTTCTCCCGGGCTTTCCTGGGGGGTCGAAACGCAGCTGTGGGCTTCCGGGACCGGGGCAGGGCCTTGGAAGTGGGGGACATCTGCCTGCCACGGGCCTCCGGCTACCTGAGCTCCTCCCGCACTTCCAGAACAGTGTGGCCGGTGACGACAAACACCTCCGTCACATCGTCCGTCAGCATCTTGCAGGAATAGCCGATGTTCACAGCCGTCTCTACCAACGGAGAGGCCGACGAGGTCAGCACCCTGTCCGGCCTGAGGTCTGACTCGCGACAGGCCCGGTGCTCCCGACGTAGTTTCCTATGCCTCTCACCTTGCTTGTCCCCGGTCAGCACCCAGATCTTGATGTTGGCCAGCGTCAGGAGGGCAATGGTCTCCGGAACCCCTTGCTGCAGCCTGTCCTCGATGGCCGTCGCACCCAGCAGCTGCAAATCCCACAGGGGGCCTTGACGGGACAGTCCCAGGCACGAGCCCTCCCCGACACCCCacccggcaccccccccccccccggcccacgCGGCAGCCCGTACCATCATGTCGCTCTCAACCTCCTCGTACACGCTGGCCAGCCTGTCCTCCCGGCTGTCCTGGGCCAGGCTGGCTTGGAGCCGTCGCTGGGCCCACTCCTCATAGTACTCCTCATCTAGGTCCTTGTAGGCCAGAACCAGGGtcctcagcccttcccctgcgTACTCCTGGGGACGGAGCCAAGGTcaccctggccccgcccctcccagcaCACTGAGTTCAGAACCGAggccctgctccccacacctACGTTCAGGTGGTCAGTGGTGGTGTTGAGCAGCTCCTGGGTAGAAGGGTGGAGCCTGTCCAGCAGGATGGTGTCAGCCCCTTTGCAGTAGAGTCGGATCCTCCCCTCTGGGTTCCGCACTGTGATCCCCACAGGAGGAGAAAGTCCCAGACTCAGGCAGGCAGAGACCCCAACCTCAACACACGAACAAGGACCACCCAGCACACCTTACCCAGTCCAGGCCAGGACGCTGCCCCGCATGCCCCCACCAGTCCACTCCCGGCCTCACCGACGACCCCCGTCCCGGCCTCACCTATGACCGACATCCGCTTGCGGATATTGTTGAAGTCCAGGATGGCCAGCAGCTGGTAGGTGACGGCGGTGCCCATCTCGTGGACAGTGATGGTTTTGGGGGTGCGAGAGCGGAACACGAAACCGAAGTTCCTGGCCGCGGTGACCAGGGCCCCCTCATCCGGGGACTGGGCTTTGTAGTACAGCTCTCCTGAGTGGGCGGGAAGGACACACACGCTGCGAGTGGCCACCCGGACCCGCACGTCCCGCCAGGACACCCCTGCCTGGCCGCGCCCCAGGACACACTCGAGGCTCCGAGTCGGCCCGACTCACCCTCGTTCTTCTCTTCCGACATGACGGTATGACACAGGGAGAGGAGCCGGAAGAACTCATGGGTGTGGGGGTCCCCCATCTTGACGGCCTCCAAGAGGGTGGGGTCCCAAAATAGGAACTTCTTGTCAGCCAGGGGATTGAAGGAGAAGTCGACGGGCTGTGGTCTCTGCAGAGGAAAGGGGGCAGCGAGCAGAGGCTGGGGGCCAGGCTGCATCTGGGGGGGCTGCCCCCACCCTGTCTCCTGCCCAGAGGATCCAGATGCTGCCCACTGTGAACCCCCAAAACCCTCACTTCTGCGACCAGTTCTCCCCGCAAACACCCGTTTCTCCAAGCAGCTTCCGCTTCTTGACCAGAGAACGCACCCCACTATCTACACCCGCCGCTACGGGTCAGGCGACCTATATTTAATCGGCACGGAGAGTAACCCTGGAGGCTGGACCTTACCTCTCCCAATTCAGCTTTGTGTCCCAGGACATCAAACACGTCCCCTACACACTCCGGGACAGAAGGAGAGACGCGGTCAGAGCTCTCTCAGAGCAGCAGAGAAGCCGGCACAGAATCCTCACGGCGTCGGGGACCCTCAACCCCAAACCCTGAGCCAACTAACACAGATTCGCACCCCTGACTCCAGGCACCCGGGCCTGAGGGTCACGGCCCCCGAGCCCCCCATCCCTGACCCCACCCGCTCTCCTGCCAGGGCTCCCCGGTCCCCGCAGGTGCTGGTCACCCTACAGGCCTAACAACAGACCAAGCCCCACACGCCAGCCGCGGGCCCGAGCCAGTACAGAAAGCAGAGAGGGGCTCACTGTAAGAGCCAGGTCCCACACACCCTGTCCCCAGCCACCCCGTGGCTCGGCCGCCCCGAAGACACAGTCACATTCCAGAGACTCACAAGGGCCCTGAGCAGCAGCACGGGGAGCCGCACGGACGCCCAGCGTCTCGGGCTTCACCTCAAGCAGCCGGGGAGCCCCCTCCTGCCTGGGGCCAAGACCGGGGAGAGGGCATccgcagagggcaggggaggggctccgCGGCCGTGTCCTGACCGGGGGTGCCAAGCGCACGCTCTCCTGGCCCCCCAGACCCAGCAGGACGGAAGCGGGACGGGGGCCCCAGGCCCTCGCCGCGCGCCCTACCGTAGCTGCGGCCGCGGACGGAGCACTTGTGGAAGACCATGACGTTCTGGGTGAGCGTGCCCGTCTTGTCGGAGAAGACGTACTCCACCTGGCCCAGCTCCTCGTTCAGGGTGGTGGTGCGGGCCTCGGCGGGCGTCTGCTTCTTCACGCAGAACATCTTCCTGTCCCAGTTGATGAAGTAGCTGTGGCCCAGGCGGATGACCTCCACGCTGCAAGGGGCGCGGGGGCAGGGCACGAGGCTCAGGCAGGAGGCCGAGGAGGCCCCCACCCACAGGGGCCTTCGCCGCAAGCCCCCCGCCTggggacggacggacggacggacggacggacggagtGGACGCCTGGGCAGGAAGGGCAAGGACGGCCCCCGACCCCGACCCTCCGGCGCTCTCCGGACAAGAAGGTGCACGGGGCCTGGGCAGGCAGGACACACAGtgcaggcagacagagagggaccgCGGACCAGGCTCTCGGCGAGGGCGAGCTCTTACCTCGGCGCTAGTAACACAGAGCCCGTGCGGAGAAAACGAGAAAAAGTGtgtgaggaaagaagagaagacgGACAGACAGGCAGGAGCGCCCTGGCGCTCGCTGCCCACGGCGAGCCCTCTCCTTCCGCCCGGCTCAGGCCTCCGGCTCTCGAAAGGGCGCAGGGCGGCCGCAGACGCCCACTCCGTGTGGGGAAACGACGCCGAGCGACAGGGCGCGTTCCACATCCCAGGGTCCTCCCCGTCCTCTTGCCTGCAGGGCGCTGCCTTCGGGGTACGGACTGCCAGCGCCCCAGGGAGGCGGCCGTCGGGCCGGCACACATCGGGGCGCGGGGCGCACCCGGAACCCTGCTTCTGACCCGACCGAGGCTGGACCAGGACCCAGTTACCCGGCAAACGCGCAGCTGGCTAGAGGGGTCTTCTCGGCCTTCTCCCCACCGAGCGGGTCGCGCCCCCCAACACACCCTGGAGCCTGACTCGGCAAGAGGCTTTCTCAGGCTGCGGCCAGGGGCACTGGATCCGAAACCCAGACGGCAAGCCCAGAGATGGGGGAGAGTCAGATTGCAAACGAGAAAGCATTTCAGCAGAAACGAGGAACCAGCGATGGCAGCAAAGCACACACGGTCCACGTGAGGGCTCACAGGAACCCCCTTCGAAAGTTTATTTTCCGGTCTAGAGTCTCCTGTCAACGGGGTATCAAGGCGTCCCTACAAAGAAGGTGGAACCGGACTGCTCCCGTTTTACATGTGGCCACACCGCCACCCAAGGCCCTAGAAAAGCCCCCACTCGACCCCCCAGGGCGCGTCTTCTCCCACTgccgttgggggggggggggcgagggaggACTACCTGGGGGAGCCTGTGAACCAGACACGGCACGTGGGAAGAGTCCCGAGCACCCGGAAAGTATTTCCTTCCCAGCGTCTCTGGTCCCCTCGTCTTAAGCGCAAGGCTTGGAGAACAAAGGGaaacttcctccttcctctcttcctactCCTTCCTCCCCGGCGGGTCCCTGTCAACATTCTCTTCACCTCAAACACCCTAGAGATCTGCTACGTTCAGGTCCGGCTGCTGGCCACCGACAGCCAGCGCTTCCCGAAGCATTCCTCGGATCCGCTGTAAAGAATCTTCCGATGGTTCGCTACGTACGCAGTCTACCGGCACAGAGCCAACACCCTCCGGGGCGAGGACCGAGACCCTGGGCCCCAGGCTGCCCTCTCACCGTGGCCACTCCCCGGTCCCACCCGCATGCCTCCCCGCTCGGGCTCCACCTTCCCTCGGCCCAGCCGCCTCCTCAGACGTGTCCCGACCCACTGCCCAGCGAGCGACGCCCTGCCCGCTCCTGTGGGACTCTGTGCCTCCCACACGGCATCGCGGCGGGAGGGCGgcatctcccctgcccccagccgcCCTGGAGGGCACCCACGGCTGCGCCCCATGCCGGCCTGCACGTAGACTGACTCCGCGGCACTTGCTCCCGTCAGGGTTCAGATGGCTCCCTCCCCAGACCGACACTCGGAAGGAGGCCCGTTCctaacacgtctctggaggcggCACAGTACAAAGGTGGTGTGCAAACGACACGTGCCCAAGAAATCCACACAGATCTTGCTCCGACACGGTCCAAAGTGCCGGGAAGCCGCGTGAAGTTTGCTCCACGCGCAGAGGATCAGAGGGCAAGAAGCTCGAGGCACAAACAGCAGGTTTGGGTTCCTCCCCCAAAGGGCTCACCTTCACAGAAACGTTTGCCCGGGAGCCACCTGGGCTGCCCGGCAGACTCCAGGGCACAGCAGTGCGTACCTGACGTAGAGCGATATGGGCACGACGGTGTTGAGGATGATGATGTAGGACCAGAAGGAGAGGAAGCCAGAGAAGAAGGCACTGTCCACCGCCTCGTCCCAGGGCAAGTAGACCTGGAAACGCGTCCCGACCTCGTGCTCCCAGATGGCATTGCCGATGGCCAGGATCACCCCCATGCAGACCAGGAATCCAAAAATCTGGCGACAAATGAGAAGCAGAGGCTAGGCTGCTACTTAGGAACCCTCCGAAATCAAGCACCTCCCTGAAGGTCACCACTCCTATGTCCACACCCTCAAAAGCTCAGACATCTTTAAAATGGCGGCATGCTCCAGCGGGAAGCGGCCAGAACCGGTGACCATCACGCGGCCTCTCCCCGAACATCTTGCTTAACTGTATGATGGGGAAGCCCCAACAGCCGCGCAGCTCCCCAGTCTGCCACCACGGAACCTTCCGAGATGGTGAGAACGGGTGTGAGCAACCTGCTCCCAACGTAATGAGGCAGTCTGGTGGAAACCAACCATTTACTTGGGCTAATTAGGCTTCCACAAGCCAACAAAAACGTCCAGTTTCTGTGATGTTCGCTATCTCGTACGGAGTACCAAAAAGCTTTTTCAATCAGGGAAGCAAACGGTGTCTTCACAGATGCAGATTACCGTGAATAGAAAATCTTCTAAAGATtgtgaaaaattcttttgaaCATCTGAATCTGGggagtgcctgggcggctcagtcagttaagtacccgacgcttgatttcagctcaggtcatggtctcatggttcatgggattgagccccacattggactctgtgctgacagcgtggggtctgtttgggattctctctctctctctctctctctctctctgcccttccctctctctctctctctctctctctaaataaacaaataaacatctaaaaaaaataaaaatgtaaatctcGGAGTCCCTGAAAAAGGATCATAAAAAAGTTTCAGTGGCCAGAAGAAAAAACTGACACCACTGTATTTCCAAAGCAGCATCCACTgacaggagccacccaggtgcccaaggacCGCCAGGGGGCGATGAGAGCCTTCGTGCGACAGAATGAACCACGCTCCCAGAGGCCGGGTCTCCACAGACCCTCTGAGGCCAGAGCAGAACCTGGCCCACCGGAACTTGGCCCAGCCTTCGCAGgctggcaggagggcaggggctcCAGAAAGGGAGGAGAGCCCAGCAAGGAGCTCAAGTTTCTAGCCAGACAAGACGAGAATTCAGGAAGTgccaaaaactaaaacagaaacttTTCCTTTGGAGTCTTCCACTCTTAGAAGTCGGGGAAAAGGCCTAAAggaactttttctttcccctccctccccaccccacggaggcctccctgtccctctggaaaagcaaacagaaggtCACAAGCTGCACAAAGTTACCACCGTGACTGGaacccagagaggggaagacgTGATTTACTCCCTTCAAGTTCTTGATTCACACACCTTCCTACGGGTTTTTTAAACAACATCCTCCAAGCCTGAAGGGGGCCCGAAATCAACACTGCCCGTGAGAGGCTGACCTGCCGGTGGCTTTAAAACCCAAACCTAAAGCTCCACTGCTGACCAGGCAGGGCAGGCGGGAGCACCAGCC contains the following coding sequences:
- the ATP8B2 gene encoding phospholipid-transporting ATPase ID isoform X4, whose amino-acid sequence is MALCAKKRPPEEERRARANDREYNEKFQYASNCIKTSKYNILTFLPVNLFEQFQEVANTYFLFLLILQLIPQVSSLSWFTTIVPLVLVLAITAVKDATDDYFRHKSDNQVNNRQSQVLIDGSLQQEQWMNVRVGDIIKLENNQFVAADLLLLSSSEPHGLCYIETAELDGETNMKVRQAIPVTSELGDISRLAKFDGEVVCEPPNNKLDKFSGALYWKESKFPLSNQNMLLRGCVLRNTEWCFGLVVFAGPDTKLMQNSGRTKFKRTSIDRLMNTLVLWIFGFLVCMGVILAIGNAIWEHEVGTRFQVYLPWDEAVDSAFFSGFLSFWSYIIILNTVVPISLYVSVEVIRLGHSYFINWDRKMFCVKKQTPAEARTTTLNEELGQVEYVFSDKTGTLTQNVMVFHKCSVRGRSYGDVFDVLGHKAELGERPQPVDFSFNPLADKKFLFWDPTLLEAVKMGDPHTHEFFRLLSLCHTVMSEEKNEGELYYKAQSPDEGALVTAARNFGFVFRSRTPKTITVHEMGTAVTYQLLAILDFNNIRKRMSVIVRNPEGRIRLYCKGADTILLDRLHPSTQELLNTTTDHLNEYAGEGLRTLVLAYKDLDEEYYEEWAQRRLQASLAQDSREDRLASVYEEVESDMMLLGATAIEDRLQQGVPETIALLTLANIKIWVLTGDKQETAVNIGYSCKMLTDDVTEVFVVTGHTVLEVREELRKAREKMMDSPHTVGNGFTCQEKRPSSKLSSVLEAVAGEYALVINGHSLAHALEADMELEFLETACACKAVICCRVTPLQKAQVVELVKKHKKAVTLAIGDGANDVSMIKTAHIGVGISGQEGIQAVLASDYSFSQFKFLQRLLLVHGRWSYLRMCKFLCYFFYKNFAFTMVHFWFGFFCGFSAQTVYDQYFITLYNIVYTSLPVLAMGVFDQDVPEQRSMEYPKLYEPGQLNLLFNKREFFICIAQGIYASVLVFFLPYGVFAEAARDDGAQLADYQSFAVTVATSLVIVVSVQIGLDTGYWTAINHFFIWGSLAVYFAILFAMHSDGLFRMFPNQFRFVGNAQSSLAQPTVWLTIALTTVVCILPVVAFRFLKLSLKPDLSDTVRYSQLVRKKRAQHRCTRRPGRTSSRRSGYAFAHQEGFGELIMSGKNMRLSSLGLAGFATRSGSGWIESLRRKRSDSPGSPPDKPLKG
- the ATP8B2 gene encoding phospholipid-transporting ATPase ID isoform X3 → MLPERASPATPTGLDLWGQQRATPHWGWQGPAAGPKGQLTHTERKWLGGCVQEVKAMPLGVSHGIAGTLLGEMALCAKKRPPEEERRARANDREYNEKFQYASNCIKTSKYNILTFLPVNLFEQFQEVANTYFLFLLILQLIPQVSSLSWFTTIVPLVLVLAITAVKDATDDYFRHKSDNQVNNRQSQVLIDGSLQQEQWMNVRVGDIIKLENNQFVAADLLLLSSSEPHGLCYIETAELDGETNMKVRQAIPVTSELGDISRLAKFDGEVVCEPPNNKLDKFSGALYWKESKFPLSNQNMLLRGCVLRNTEWCFGLVVFAGPDTKLMQNSGRTKFKRTSIDRLMNTLVLWIFGFLVCMGVILAIGNAIWEHEVGTRFQVYLPWDEAVDSAFFSGFLSFWSYIIILNTVVPISLYVSVEVIRLGHSYFINWDRKMFCVKKQTPAEARTTTLNEELGQVEYVFSDKTGTLTQNVMVFHKCSVRGRSYGDVFDVLGHKAELGERPQPVDFSFNPLADKKFLFWDPTLLEAVKMGDPHTHEFFRLLSLCHTVMSEEKNEGELYYKAQSPDEGALVTAARNFGFVFRSRTPKTITVHEMGTAVTYQLLAILDFNNIRKRMSVIVRNPEGRIRLYCKGADTILLDRLHPSTQELLNTTTDHLNEYAGEGLRTLVLAYKDLDEEYYEEWAQRRLQASLAQDSREDRLASVYEEVESDMMLLGATAIEDRLQQGVPETIALLTLANIKIWVLTGDKQETAVNIGYSCKMLTDDVTEVFVVTGHTVLEVREELRKAREKMMDSPHTVGNGFTCQEKRPSSKLSSVLEAVAGEYALVINGHSLAHALEADMELEFLETACACKAVICCRVTPLQKAQVVELVKKHKKAVTLAIGDGANDVSMIKTAHIGVGISGQEGIQAVLASDYSFSQFKFLQRLLLVHGRWSYLRMCKFLCYFFYKNFAFTMVHFWFGFFCGFSAQTVYDQYFITLYNIVYTSLPVLAMGVFDQDVPEQRSMEYPKLYEPGQLNLLFNKREFFICIAQGIYASVLVFFLPYGVFAEAARDDGAQLADYQSFAVTVATSLVIVVSVQIGLDTGYWTAINHFFIWGSLAVYFAILFAMHSDGLFRMFPNQFRFVGNAQSSLAQPTVWLTIALTTVVCILPVVAFRFLKLSLKPDLSDTVRYSQLVRKKRAQHRCTRRPGRTSSRRSGYAFAHQEGFGELIMSGKNMRLSSLGLAGFATRSGSGWIESLRRKRSDSPGSPPDKPLKG